One Deltaproteobacteria bacterium DNA window includes the following coding sequences:
- a CDS encoding DNA-directed RNA polymerase subunit omega, with translation MARITVEDCLENCENRFALVHIAAKRARELYKGVEPLYPCKNKEIVTALREIAASLIGFSETREEEEKKPSKK, from the coding sequence ATGGCAAGAATAACTGTCGAAGATTGTCTCGAAAATTGCGAAAACCGATTCGCGCTCGTCCATATCGCTGCAAAGAGGGCCCGCGAACTCTATAAAGGGGTTGAACCTCTTTATCCTTGCAAAAACAAAGAAATCGTCACCGCCCTTCGAGAAATTGCCGCCAGCCTCATCGGATTTAGTGAGACTCGGGAAGAAGAAGAAAAGAAACCCTCGAAAAAATAA
- a CDS encoding protein kinase: MSLSVGDRYQICGEIGKGGMGDLHIALDRTNGGKRVALKMISRPVEGRDLQYLRAEYSCLTHLSHPNIVQIYDFGYDKESQRFYFTEEYIPGESLQNHIGRLPFPKILEVTVQICQALAHLHERGIAHGDLKPSNILLESGQIKLVDFGLAREMKKSKDDRPIGGTLAYLAPEILSGGDPSPRSDIYSLGILLFELTTGRLPFQIADFPTALKAHHLDTPDHPSRLLPSLPPAWGEFILRLLNKDPQDRPAEAAELIREINLTFGTKFPTETIPSRQKRLSSLPFVGHEMTFKTLSRSLKDQNTTLILIRGQPGAGKTRFLKEVKRICEENDAPCETIQWIDNFDSLSLHEQMGLVSKNQKGGGKVIATVTEWPLLPLPQETYQRLELPYLTEDQTTRLLENTFDGDIPTTFAKEVFLLTEGFPSRIISLVDKLYEDSLIPFEPISAQLAQTDLFDLYEKDSLHGFRQKEKNDYSRSLERTILFYEGRLQQGDESHRDTLAELYYEKGDLDKTISILENSPQATFARQLLLSKAWIKKGDLNKAEEILQTTDPDSLTQPELANLMNNRGMLNFYRSHSQKSEDCFQEARKYYLKIGDKLHVAAADNSLANLMLRTNREEEAEKQYLKALKGAREIYDLMGEGSYLMNLGALYQQRQDYAKALERYYESLIRFQRINYTLEIPRVLNNLANTHLQMGNLLRAKELIRESLHLTQAKKLPYLEGYGLLIRGDIYASDGKLSEAELSYAEALKRFTTLGTREEESLAKIGLLRVALEKEDWKTFDQERNFIESSLTPDSRHSLKQDFQGLQLLAHYARNELKSDDLTQILQQELPRNLFPILERISKKRHDFITLEWVAAKLGRAGLSSARNQALFKERGGDLVTLFDRLHVVHAMIAAARPTSEVVSSILKSVLELSQTDRGILILKSGESFQVSASQNLEGNIAQEIGRRISSTIIHNVLQSGLPSFIEDAQELNPVIESVANLGLKSILCLPMNANGETLGIIYADSRKNTSYQGVFPLLQAFADEASLAIINSRLMEEVREKNRTMKENETLMIQSEKIKTLNQMAAGVAHEISSPLAAIRCHVEMALQEGNESLKPVLNSVEEIGNLLHQVRSLAGNQKPEFQLLDLTAVTKNTLEEFASLKNPTIQLKTSLPDHPLWFQGNFNLLHQAILNLLSNAHDSLLPQGGGTIQLQIQSSDSWHKLIISDDGPGIPTEIMTKICEPFFTTSSGSGEGKLGIGLTMALSILHQHGGKMAIGNQPNGGTWVTLMIPAHKPSSEDA, translated from the coding sequence ATGAGTCTTTCAGTTGGAGATCGTTATCAGATTTGCGGAGAAATCGGAAAAGGAGGGATGGGAGATCTCCATATTGCACTGGATAGAACCAATGGGGGGAAAAGGGTCGCCCTGAAGATGATCTCTCGTCCTGTCGAGGGGAGAGACCTGCAATACCTGAGGGCAGAATACAGTTGTCTCACGCATCTGAGTCACCCCAATATCGTCCAGATTTACGATTTCGGTTATGACAAGGAGAGTCAGCGTTTCTATTTTACAGAAGAATATATTCCGGGAGAGTCCCTCCAAAATCATATCGGTCGACTCCCCTTCCCCAAGATTCTGGAAGTTACGGTACAAATCTGTCAGGCATTGGCCCACCTCCACGAGCGTGGGATTGCCCACGGCGATCTAAAACCCTCCAATATCCTTCTCGAATCCGGTCAGATAAAGCTGGTTGATTTTGGACTCGCTCGGGAAATGAAAAAATCCAAAGACGACCGACCGATCGGAGGGACACTTGCCTATCTCGCACCAGAAATCCTCTCCGGCGGAGACCCCTCTCCCCGATCGGACATCTATAGTCTCGGAATTCTTCTTTTCGAACTCACCACAGGCCGTCTCCCCTTCCAGATCGCTGACTTCCCAACAGCCCTGAAGGCCCATCATCTGGACACACCGGATCACCCAAGCCGGCTTCTCCCTTCCCTGCCACCTGCCTGGGGGGAATTCATTCTGCGTCTCCTCAACAAAGATCCGCAGGATCGGCCTGCAGAGGCTGCGGAATTGATCCGTGAAATCAATCTGACCTTCGGCACAAAATTTCCGACAGAAACAATCCCTTCGCGTCAAAAACGGCTCTCCTCCCTCCCGTTTGTGGGTCATGAAATGACCTTCAAAACCCTTTCCCGGTCACTCAAAGATCAAAACACAACGCTGATTCTCATTCGAGGCCAGCCGGGGGCTGGGAAGACACGATTCCTCAAGGAGGTTAAAAGAATTTGTGAAGAAAATGATGCCCCCTGTGAAACGATTCAATGGATCGACAATTTCGATTCGCTCTCTCTTCATGAACAAATGGGTCTCGTCAGCAAAAATCAAAAAGGGGGAGGAAAGGTCATCGCCACTGTTACGGAATGGCCACTCCTTCCGCTTCCCCAGGAAACGTATCAAAGACTGGAGCTCCCGTATCTAACAGAAGATCAAACGACGAGACTCCTTGAAAACACATTCGATGGCGACATTCCGACGACCTTCGCCAAAGAAGTTTTCCTCCTGACAGAAGGGTTTCCCTCCAGAATTATCTCCCTTGTCGACAAACTTTACGAAGACTCACTGATTCCCTTTGAACCAATCTCCGCCCAGCTTGCCCAGACAGATCTCTTCGATCTCTATGAAAAAGACTCTCTCCATGGATTTCGACAGAAAGAAAAAAATGACTATTCGAGATCGCTGGAGCGAACGATCCTCTTCTACGAAGGGAGGCTGCAACAAGGAGACGAATCCCATCGGGACACCCTGGCGGAACTTTATTACGAAAAAGGGGACCTGGATAAAACCATCTCCATCCTGGAAAACAGTCCTCAGGCAACCTTTGCCAGGCAACTCCTGTTATCAAAGGCCTGGATTAAAAAAGGAGATCTCAACAAAGCGGAAGAGATCCTTCAGACGACAGACCCAGACTCACTGACTCAGCCGGAGCTGGCAAATCTGATGAACAATCGTGGAATGCTGAACTTTTATCGTAGCCATTCACAAAAATCAGAAGATTGTTTTCAAGAGGCACGAAAATATTATCTCAAAATCGGCGATAAACTCCATGTCGCGGCAGCCGATAATAGTCTCGCCAACCTGATGCTTAGAACCAACCGGGAAGAAGAGGCGGAAAAACAGTATCTCAAGGCGCTGAAGGGAGCGCGGGAGATTTATGACCTGATGGGAGAAGGCTCCTATCTGATGAACCTGGGCGCCCTGTATCAGCAGCGTCAGGATTATGCCAAGGCACTCGAACGGTATTACGAAAGTCTTATCCGTTTCCAAAGGATCAATTACACACTCGAGATTCCACGGGTCCTGAACAATCTCGCCAATACTCATCTCCAGATGGGAAATCTCCTTCGGGCCAAGGAGTTGATACGAGAGTCACTCCATCTCACACAGGCCAAGAAGCTCCCCTATCTCGAGGGATATGGCCTCCTTATCCGTGGAGATATCTACGCCTCTGATGGAAAACTGTCCGAAGCAGAATTGAGTTATGCGGAGGCCCTGAAGCGTTTTACGACGCTCGGCACCAGAGAAGAGGAATCCCTTGCTAAAATTGGACTCCTCCGGGTCGCACTTGAAAAAGAGGATTGGAAAACCTTCGATCAGGAAAGAAATTTCATTGAATCCTCCCTCACCCCTGATTCAAGACACTCCCTTAAACAGGATTTTCAAGGCCTCCAACTCCTCGCACACTATGCCCGAAATGAATTGAAGAGCGATGATCTGACGCAAATCCTGCAACAAGAGCTCCCCCGAAACCTTTTTCCGATCCTCGAGCGAATCAGCAAGAAGAGGCATGATTTCATCACCCTCGAATGGGTGGCGGCAAAGCTGGGACGCGCCGGTCTCTCTTCGGCAAGGAATCAGGCGCTATTCAAAGAAAGGGGAGGAGATCTTGTCACCCTTTTCGATCGACTCCATGTCGTCCATGCCATGATCGCCGCTGCCCGGCCGACATCTGAAGTGGTCAGCTCAATCCTCAAAAGCGTTCTGGAACTCTCCCAAACCGACCGAGGAATTTTAATCCTCAAAAGTGGTGAGAGCTTTCAGGTCAGCGCCTCCCAAAATCTGGAGGGGAATATCGCCCAGGAAATCGGTCGTCGAATCTCATCGACCATCATACACAATGTCCTTCAATCCGGGCTCCCCTCTTTCATTGAAGATGCCCAAGAACTCAACCCTGTCATCGAGAGTGTCGCTAATTTGGGACTTAAATCGATCCTCTGTTTGCCCATGAATGCGAACGGAGAAACCTTGGGGATCATTTATGCCGATTCTCGAAAGAATACTTCTTATCAAGGGGTCTTCCCCCTCCTGCAAGCCTTTGCTGACGAGGCCTCTCTGGCCATTATCAACTCAAGGCTTATGGAAGAGGTCCGGGAGAAAAATCGTACGATGAAAGAAAATGAAACCCTCATGATTCAATCAGAAAAAATAAAAACCTTGAATCAGATGGCTGCCGGAGTTGCCCATGAAATTTCCAGTCCCCTCGCCGCAATCCGCTGCCATGTGGAAATGGCGCTGCAAGAAGGGAATGAGTCACTCAAGCCTGTTCTGAACTCAGTGGAAGAGATCGGCAATCTGCTTCATCAAGTCCGATCCCTTGCCGGCAATCAAAAGCCGGAATTCCAGCTCCTCGACCTCACTGCAGTGACGAAGAATACTTTAGAAGAGTTTGCCTCTCTCAAAAATCCGACGATTCAACTCAAAACATCACTCCCCGATCACCCCTTGTGGTTTCAGGGGAACTTTAATCTCCTGCATCAGGCGATCCTGAATCTTCTTTCGAATGCACATGACTCCTTGCTCCCTCAGGGAGGGGGCACCATTCAACTCCAGATTCAATCCTCCGACTCCTGGCATAAACTGATCATTTCAGATGATGGACCTGGAATCCCCACAGAAATCATGACGAAAATTTGCGAGCCGTTCTTCACAACAAGTTCCGGTTCCGGTGAGGGGAAACTGGGGATCGGGCTTACGATGGCGTTAAGTATTCTCCATCAACATGGCGGTAAAATGGCGATTGGCAATCAACCAAACGGAGGGACTTGGGTCACACTGATGATCCCAGCTCATAAACCTTCTTCAGAGGATGCCTAA
- a CDS encoding histidine triad nucleotide-binding protein, protein MSTCLFCKIIKKEIPSKMIHEDESCIAFHDISPQAPTHILVVTRKHIEKVAQLDPQDKELVGHLHWVAKEIAQQLKLTDFRLVLNNGAAAGQSVWHLHLHLLGGRPFHWPPG, encoded by the coding sequence ATGAGTACATGTCTTTTCTGTAAAATTATCAAAAAAGAGATCCCATCCAAAATGATCCACGAAGATGAATCCTGTATCGCCTTTCATGACATCTCCCCTCAGGCCCCCACGCATATTCTTGTTGTCACGCGTAAACATATTGAAAAAGTGGCCCAGCTCGACCCTCAAGATAAAGAGTTGGTCGGACATCTTCATTGGGTTGCGAAGGAGATCGCACAACAATTGAAGTTAACCGATTTTCGGCTTGTTTTGAATAATGGCGCTGCCGCTGGTCAGTCGGTCTGGCACCTACACCTCCACCTTCTCGGTGGACGCCCTTTTCATTGGCCGCCAGGATAA
- the hisF gene encoding imidazole glycerol phosphate synthase subunit HisF — protein MLTKRIIPCLDVKDGRVVKGTKFVNLRDAGDPALVASQYNEEGADEVTFLDITASSEKRKILIDVVERTADRIFMPLTVGGGIKNLQEIRELLLAGADKISVNTKAVENPSFIQQAAEKFGSQCIVVAIDAKRVVPKTKKWRVYTHGGRKETKLDAVQWAKRVEKLGAGEILLTSMDRDGTREGYDIELTRAVSEAVSIPVVASGGAGNPGHILEALTKGEANAVIVASIFHFRNYRIEEVKEFLWQHDVPVRL, from the coding sequence ATGCTGACCAAAAGAATTATTCCTTGCCTTGACGTGAAAGACGGCCGTGTTGTGAAAGGAACCAAGTTCGTTAATCTCCGGGACGCCGGAGATCCGGCCCTTGTGGCCAGCCAATACAATGAAGAAGGGGCGGATGAAGTCACCTTTCTCGATATTACAGCCTCTTCAGAAAAGAGAAAAATCTTAATCGATGTCGTCGAACGGACTGCAGATCGAATTTTCATGCCCCTGACTGTTGGAGGGGGGATTAAAAACCTTCAAGAGATTCGTGAACTCTTGCTGGCTGGCGCCGACAAGATTTCCGTCAATACAAAAGCGGTCGAAAACCCCTCTTTCATCCAGCAGGCGGCCGAGAAATTTGGCAGTCAGTGCATTGTTGTCGCTATCGATGCAAAACGGGTCGTGCCCAAAACAAAAAAATGGCGCGTTTACACACATGGAGGACGGAAGGAGACGAAGCTCGATGCGGTTCAGTGGGCCAAGCGAGTGGAAAAGCTGGGTGCCGGCGAGATCCTCCTGACAAGCATGGATCGTGATGGAACAAGAGAAGGTTATGATATCGAGCTCACACGAGCCGTCTCTGAGGCGGTGAGTATCCCCGTCGTCGCCTCCGGAGGGGCCGGAAATCCGGGTCATATCCTCGAGGCCTTGACAAAGGGAGAGGCGAATGCCGTTATCGTCGCCTCCATTTTTCATTTTCGAAATTATCGCATTGAAGAGGTAAAGGAATTTTTGTGGCAACATGATGTCCCAGTCCGACTTTAA
- the hisI gene encoding phosphoribosyl-AMP cyclohydrolase, which translates to MMNSVIDQLKFDENGLITAVIQDYNNNEVLMVAHMNREAVEKTLKGPYVTFWSRSRKKLWVKGEESGHTQEVKEVFIDCDADTLLIKVDQKVATCHEGYRSDFFRKIEKGKIEIIAEKIFEPKEIYKK; encoded by the coding sequence ATGATGAACTCAGTGATTGACCAACTGAAATTTGACGAAAACGGCCTCATCACCGCCGTCATTCAGGATTACAACAATAATGAAGTCCTGATGGTCGCCCATATGAACCGTGAGGCGGTTGAAAAAACTCTCAAAGGCCCCTATGTCACGTTCTGGTCGCGATCCCGAAAAAAATTGTGGGTCAAGGGGGAGGAATCAGGCCATACGCAGGAAGTGAAGGAGGTCTTCATCGATTGTGATGCGGATACCCTTTTGATCAAAGTAGATCAGAAGGTCGCCACCTGTCATGAGGGGTATCGAAGCGACTTTTTTAGAAAAATTGAGAAGGGAAAGATAGAGATCATCGCGGAAAAGATTTTTGAACCAAAAGAGATTTACAAAAAATGA
- the gspD gene encoding type II secretion system secretin GspD produces the protein MTQLSWAADVAPNPPVTLPTPKMTAPAPSPPTTLPPAVSLEPVSPTQPPVLEPAAPSPSQVGPPVIGLPPAMTVPPAEIPPAVPAPSDLAAPTTPPTPAAEVPPPVETAVPTVSQPIGPAPATETEKILEEEGMYFNVADEDITEVIKQISRALSKNFILDDKACKGKITIISERKMTKDEVWETFLSALEANKCTIRQGPAGLYRLVPTREAISNPIDFYTSDSPYTDRFITRLITMKNISAIDMSNVIKSLVSKEGNLFAYPVTNTLIITDTGTNIDRLLRLIKELDTEGPQEIMEIIQIVYADAKDIASKITQIFEEEKGGDKARPRRKGAEGEGGDETPLLRKVIPDERTNSVIVLASKRALKDVRDLIKKLDSPLQGAVGEIHVHYLRHAAAKDIASVLTSLSGALSKDKGPPGAPRPPGPGGPEMLSGVALGGKWSVTADETTNSLVITSSAKDYQILVDQVISKLDIPRKQVYVEAVIVELSISEDQQLGFGAIGGKAFNVGGTQVAAFGSTFGFLDPSRLLGGSAGAVNTGDTITINTPGAPGGTGTTQLSVPAFFTALQLAKGTTDVNILSTPNILTLDNQEAEIKVGQKVPFPTAAATTIGGSLQTTFTREDVALTLKIKPQISAADTVRLEVSQEDREVLPQQEQPSIATQAGPSTTERSIKTAIVAQNGQTIVLGGLIKDKYTTVISKVPLLGDIPILGWLFKTRRKSKQKVNLVVFLTPNIIREPRDFLAILQRKIEEKNAFIDENYSKAQRKQIRQSMATHSRHLLEYTPSTEEAPFEEPQKAPTPEKAPTPAPTLEPKKESPKKESGAPSSPDEEVDLAL, from the coding sequence GTGACTCAACTCAGTTGGGCGGCCGATGTCGCGCCGAATCCCCCCGTCACCTTACCAACTCCAAAGATGACCGCACCGGCACCATCACCTCCGACGACATTGCCCCCGGCGGTCAGTCTTGAACCTGTCTCACCGACTCAACCCCCTGTTTTGGAGCCAGCTGCCCCGTCACCAAGTCAAGTCGGCCCGCCGGTCATTGGATTGCCGCCGGCGATGACGGTTCCTCCAGCGGAGATACCACCGGCGGTCCCTGCCCCGAGTGATCTTGCAGCGCCGACCACTCCTCCAACACCAGCGGCAGAAGTTCCCCCCCCGGTAGAGACGGCAGTTCCTACGGTCTCCCAGCCGATTGGCCCGGCCCCAGCAACAGAAACAGAGAAAATTCTGGAAGAGGAGGGGATGTATTTTAATGTGGCCGATGAGGATATCACCGAGGTGATCAAGCAGATCAGTCGCGCCCTCTCCAAAAATTTTATTCTCGATGACAAGGCCTGCAAGGGGAAGATCACTATTATCAGTGAAAGAAAGATGACGAAGGATGAAGTTTGGGAGACGTTCCTTTCTGCGCTGGAGGCGAACAAGTGTACCATTCGTCAGGGACCGGCCGGTCTGTATCGACTTGTCCCGACGAGGGAGGCGATTAGCAATCCGATCGATTTTTATACCTCCGATAGTCCCTACACAGATCGCTTCATTACCCGTCTTATTACCATGAAGAATATCAGTGCGATTGATATGTCGAATGTGATCAAGAGTCTCGTCTCAAAAGAGGGGAACCTTTTTGCCTACCCGGTTACGAATACCCTGATCATTACCGATACCGGAACCAATATTGATCGTCTGCTTCGTCTCATCAAAGAGCTCGATACCGAAGGTCCTCAGGAGATTATGGAGATCATCCAGATTGTCTATGCCGATGCGAAAGATATCGCGTCGAAAATCACGCAGATTTTTGAAGAAGAAAAAGGGGGGGACAAGGCACGTCCGCGACGAAAAGGAGCAGAGGGGGAAGGTGGTGATGAGACGCCACTTCTTCGCAAGGTGATCCCTGATGAGAGGACAAACTCAGTGATCGTGTTGGCCTCCAAGAGGGCGCTCAAAGATGTCCGGGATCTGATCAAGAAATTGGATAGTCCACTCCAGGGGGCGGTGGGCGAGATCCATGTTCATTATCTGAGACACGCCGCCGCCAAGGATATCGCCTCTGTTTTAACCTCGTTGTCAGGGGCCCTTTCAAAAGACAAGGGACCTCCGGGGGCCCCAAGGCCTCCTGGACCAGGCGGTCCTGAGATGCTCAGTGGTGTTGCATTGGGGGGCAAATGGTCGGTAACGGCAGATGAAACGACAAACTCGCTTGTGATTACCTCGAGCGCGAAGGACTACCAGATCCTTGTCGATCAGGTGATCTCGAAACTCGATATCCCGAGAAAGCAGGTCTATGTGGAGGCGGTTATTGTCGAGCTTTCAATCTCTGAAGATCAGCAGTTAGGATTCGGGGCGATTGGAGGGAAGGCCTTTAATGTGGGTGGGACTCAGGTTGCCGCCTTTGGGAGCACCTTTGGTTTCCTCGACCCTTCACGTCTCTTGGGCGGAAGTGCAGGGGCTGTCAATACGGGGGATACAATTACCATCAATACACCCGGGGCCCCGGGCGGGACAGGAACGACCCAGTTGAGTGTCCCTGCCTTTTTTACAGCGCTTCAGTTGGCCAAAGGGACAACGGATGTGAACATCCTTTCGACACCGAATATCTTGACCCTCGATAATCAGGAGGCGGAGATCAAGGTCGGTCAAAAGGTCCCATTTCCCACGGCGGCAGCAACGACTATTGGAGGAAGTCTGCAGACAACCTTTACTCGGGAAGATGTCGCATTGACGTTGAAGATCAAACCACAGATTTCGGCGGCCGATACGGTCCGTCTTGAGGTGAGTCAGGAGGATCGCGAGGTCTTGCCTCAACAGGAACAGCCGAGTATTGCGACTCAGGCGGGTCCCTCGACGACGGAGCGATCGATCAAGACCGCGATTGTTGCCCAGAACGGGCAGACGATTGTGCTTGGGGGATTGATCAAGGATAAATATACGACCGTCATCAGCAAGGTCCCTCTCTTGGGGGATATCCCGATTTTAGGTTGGCTCTTCAAGACCCGGCGCAAGTCAAAACAAAAGGTCAATCTTGTGGTTTTCCTGACCCCTAACATTATTCGGGAACCGAGGGATTTTCTGGCGATCCTGCAGAGAAAGATCGAAGAAAAGAATGCCTTTATTGATGAGAATTACAGCAAGGCCCAAAGGAAGCAGATT
- a CDS encoding response regulator has protein sequence MMDQEMRILYLEDNPGDRELVALQLREFNPLFSLKGVETKEEFLEALDLFKPDLVIVDYNLAGFDVLTVLPLLKERVPGTPVIVVSGTVGEEVAVETLRQGAVDYLLKDRLSRLGPAIERAISEAREKERMRELEKLRDEFISMISHELRTPLSHLKGVASNLQNRVGGELTEKQRELVEVITRNLSRLEGLVLHLLDFSRFESKQSKFKPLKFDLKTVLREIMENFQIVTKDRDIKLQLKFESETESTSPIFVQADDYLVRQIFRHLLDNASRYVRREIRICVQKQKGFVEVVIIDDGPGIPLEKMGSLFGKFSQLERPEGGAGYQGIGLGLAICKKIVDQHGGKIWAENQSTGGASFHFTLPVVESPQMSGGGKKILVVDDEPDQVLAIRDLLEMEGYEVIEAAEGVRAIELAHKARPNLILLDLRLPGGSGRTVLEALRSKEETKRIPVVVQTALSEPGLSERVIADGAQDFLRKPFSSEMLLAKIQALI, from the coding sequence ATGATGGATCAAGAAATGCGGATCCTCTATCTGGAGGATAATCCCGGTGACAGGGAGCTTGTTGCCCTTCAGCTTCGGGAGTTTAATCCTCTCTTTTCCCTGAAAGGGGTTGAGACAAAAGAGGAGTTTTTGGAGGCGCTCGATCTTTTCAAGCCGGACCTGGTTATTGTTGATTATAATCTTGCAGGATTTGATGTCCTCACGGTCCTTCCGCTCCTGAAAGAAAGGGTTCCCGGGACTCCGGTGATTGTTGTTTCCGGGACTGTTGGGGAGGAGGTTGCCGTTGAGACCCTTCGGCAAGGGGCGGTTGATTATCTTTTGAAAGATCGACTGTCACGTCTGGGGCCTGCGATAGAGAGGGCGATTAGCGAGGCAAGGGAAAAGGAGAGGATGCGCGAGCTTGAGAAGTTAAGGGACGAATTTATCTCGATGATTTCCCATGAACTTCGGACACCCCTTTCGCATCTCAAAGGTGTTGCCTCGAATCTCCAGAATAGGGTTGGGGGTGAGCTGACAGAAAAGCAGAGAGAACTTGTGGAGGTTATTACCCGGAATTTGAGCCGTCTTGAAGGACTCGTTCTCCACCTTCTTGATTTCTCGCGCTTCGAATCAAAACAGTCGAAATTCAAACCCCTGAAATTTGATTTAAAGACAGTACTCCGTGAAATTATGGAAAACTTCCAGATAGTCACAAAGGATCGGGATATTAAACTTCAGCTCAAGTTTGAATCAGAAACAGAATCAACCAGCCCTATCTTTGTACAGGCTGATGATTATCTTGTTCGACAAATTTTCAGACATCTTCTCGACAATGCGAGCCGGTATGTGCGGCGAGAAATCAGGATTTGTGTTCAAAAACAGAAGGGTTTTGTTGAGGTTGTGATAATCGATGATGGACCTGGAATTCCTCTGGAGAAGATGGGGAGTCTCTTTGGCAAATTCAGTCAACTGGAAAGGCCTGAAGGGGGAGCTGGTTACCAAGGGATCGGTTTGGGTCTCGCGATATGCAAGAAAATTGTGGATCAACATGGTGGAAAGATCTGGGCGGAAAATCAATCAACAGGTGGCGCTTCTTTTCACTTTACGTTGCCTGTTGTGGAATCTCCACAAATGAGCGGTGGGGGGAAAAAGATTTTGGTGGTTGATGATGAGCCGGATCAGGTCCTGGCGATCCGTGATCTGTTGGAGATGGAGGGGTATGAGGTGATTGAGGCTGCGGAGGGGGTTCGGGCGATAGAGTTGGCGCACAAGGCAAGACCGAATCTGATCCTCCTCGATCTTCGACTCCCGGGGGGGAGCGGCAGGACGGTCCTCGAGGCACTTCGTTCAAAAGAGGAAACGAAAAGAATTCCTGTTGTTGTTCAGACAGCGCTCTCAGAACCGGGTCTTTCGGAACGGGTTATCGCTGATGGGGCGCAGGATTTTTTGAGAAAGCCGTTTAGTTCAGAGATGCTTCTTGCCAAGATTCAGGCCTTAATTTGA
- the hisA gene encoding 1-(5-phosphoribosyl)-5-[(5-phosphoribosylamino)methylideneamino]imidazole-4-carboxamide isomerase yields the protein MILYPAIDIYQGKCVRLAQGDFNQAKVYFENPVDAAKKWVDEGAQWLHVVDLNAAVEGHPINVKAIEEIMTSVDVPVQIGGGIRNEETAEIFLTLGAGRIVIGSAVIEDPDLLQILCTKFENRVALGIDAKDGLVAVKGWKEITSQEALKFAQELESNSPACIIYTDISRDGMLTGPNFEAIQKMVNGLSTPLIASGGISSLDDLKKLKEIGVTGAILGKALYEGKINLLDALQTVS from the coding sequence ATGATCCTGTATCCGGCCATTGATATTTATCAAGGAAAGTGCGTCCGTCTGGCACAAGGTGACTTCAACCAGGCGAAGGTCTATTTTGAAAATCCTGTCGATGCCGCAAAGAAATGGGTGGACGAGGGGGCGCAGTGGTTGCACGTCGTCGACCTCAATGCCGCTGTTGAAGGACACCCCATCAACGTGAAGGCGATCGAAGAGATCATGACCTCTGTCGATGTTCCCGTCCAGATCGGCGGTGGGATCCGAAATGAGGAAACCGCTGAAATCTTTTTAACCCTTGGAGCGGGTCGGATCGTCATTGGGAGCGCTGTGATTGAGGATCCTGATCTGTTGCAAATTCTTTGTACCAAATTCGAAAATCGGGTCGCCCTGGGTATCGATGCGAAGGATGGACTAGTCGCTGTCAAAGGATGGAAAGAGATCACCTCACAAGAGGCACTCAAATTCGCTCAAGAATTAGAATCTAACTCACCAGCCTGCATTATCTATACGGACATCTCGCGTGATGGAATGCTGACGGGACCCAATTTTGAGGCGATTCAAAAAATGGTGAATGGACTCTCAACCCCTCTCATCGCCTCGGGAGGCATCTCTTCCCTTGACGATCTTAAAAAATTAAAGGAAATCGGTGTCACTGGTGCTATTTTGGGAAAAGCCCTTTATGAGGGAAAAATTAATTTGCTCGATGCACTCCAAACAGTTTCTTAA
- a CDS encoding response regulator, which yields MGKLIIADDNRSLTIGLQRFFRKKGYDVSIAFDGEELLSLCKDNHVEVVVLDLRMPRMNGLAALEKIKEHSPKVRAIVITGFGDSEALAEATRLGVRDFLTKPFGLDEIEKSVLRAMNQEELSL from the coding sequence ATGGGAAAACTGATCATTGCCGATGACAATCGAAGCCTAACGATAGGGCTTCAGCGATTCTTTCGAAAAAAAGGATATGACGTCTCAATCGCCTTCGATGGAGAGGAACTGCTCTCCCTCTGCAAGGATAACCATGTCGAGGTGGTCGTCCTCGACCTCCGGATGCCCCGCATGAATGGTTTGGCCGCATTGGAAAAAATCAAGGAACACTCCCCCAAAGTCCGCGCTATTGTGATCACCGGGTTTGGAGACTCTGAGGCCCTCGCAGAGGCAACGCGCCTCGGGGTGCGTGACTTTCTCACAAAACCGTTTGGTCTCGACGAGATCGAAAAAAGTGTCTTGCGGGCGATGAATCAGGAAGAACTATCTTTGTAA